From one Planococcus citri chromosome 3, ihPlaCitr1.1, whole genome shotgun sequence genomic stretch:
- the LOC135839340 gene encoding esterase E4-like → MKTAKKLCDKIHIIGSSLGNRGVWYLIIFSPKLSRQLKTLHYFILLCFCGEKVEKMSIIVEVKQGKLEGKENTSVLSGKKFYTFSGIPYAKPPVGDLRFRPPKPAEKWEGILDATYEKDICIQKHTILGDILSGSEDCLHLNVNTPENPNNIKTPKAVIVYFHGGGYVWGSGTEEWYSADYLVEQDVIVVTLNFRLHVLGFLNLDIPECPGNVGLKDQALALKWLRENITKFGGDANNISIFGTSAGASSVHFLMLSPLTKGLFDKAILQSGSAMVAGMFSYDHQSIAKELGKKLDFPGGSEYELLDFLKKQDASELTRVSDLMRLEFLHKYPGRAKAGLFVPSVETVKDGALLPDIPENLLKSVHPIPVICGVTNSEGILFIRLTSPDTVTKLKTDFSIILSNNFKIDPALVPDLSDKIKKYYFGEKEVDLGEELFNLYTKLLFYRFYDSIENLSKSSTPPYIYEFCYDGNLNLFKKLVASGIHPEPKGACHADDLFYIFSMKILPHASPLSGNDREVIKNMTSLWANFVKTGTPKQDLWELSTYSEPRYLRIDRELTLVDGKVYGKRLEFLKNLLDPVIESDRIL, encoded by the exons ATGAAAACCGCGAAAAAACTTTGTGATAAGATACATATTATCGGTTCTAGTCTTGGTAATCGAGGTGTCtggtatttgataattttttcaccaaagcTTTCTCGCCAATTGAAGACTTTAcactatttcattttattgtgtttttgcggtgaaaaagttgaaaaaatgagcataaTAGTTGAAGTGAAACAGGGTAAACTCGAAGGAAAAGAGAATACTTCGGTGTTGAGTGGGAAGaagttttatactttttctGGTATACCATATGCTAAACCACCTGTCGGCGATTTACGATTTCGA CCTCCCAAGCCAGCTGAGAAATGGGAAGGAATATTGGACGCGACTTACGAAAAAGATATCTGTATTCAAAAGCATACAATTCTAGGGGATATTTTGAGTGGATCCGAAGATTGTCTTCATCTCAACGTAAATACTCCCGAG AATCCTAATAATATTAAAACCCCCAAAGCTGTCATAGTATATTTTCATGGAGGTGGCTACGTTTGGGGATCTGGTACAGAGGAGTGGTATTCGGCTGATTATTTGGTAGAGCAAGATGTCATCGTGGTTACATTGAATTTCAGATTACATGTACTAG GATTCCTAAATCTAGACATACCAGAATGTCCTGGTAACGTTGGCCTGAAAGATCAAGCCTTGGCTTTGAAATGGCTCAGAGAAAACATCACTAAATTCGGAGGAGATGCTAATAATATATCTATTTTCGGTACGAGCGCTGGCGCGAGTTCAGTTCATTTTCTCATGTTATCTCCTCTCACCAAAG GATTATTCGACAAAGCGATCCTGCAAAGTGGTTCTGCAATGGTAGCCGGCATGTTTTCATACGACCATCAATCAATAGCTAAAGAGCTAggcaaaaaacttgattttcctGGAGGAAGTGAATACGAATTACTGGATTTCCTGAAAAAGCAGGATGCCTCCGAATTGACTCGAGTCAGCGATTTAATGAGACTTGAATTCTTGCAT aaatacCCAGGCAGGGCAAAAGCAGGGCTGTTTGTTCCTTCAGTTGAAACTGTCAAAGATGGTGCATTGCTGCCAGATATTCctgaaaatcttttaaaaagtgTGCATCCCATACCAGTCATTTGTGGCGTCACGAATAGTGAAGGGATTTTGTTTATCAGAT TGACTTCACCAGATACAGTGACtaaattaaaaactgatttttccatcattttgagtaataatttcaaaattgatccgGCCTTGGTCCCCGATTTAAGCGATAAAATCAAGAAATATTACTTCGGTGAAAAAGAAGTAGACTTGGGTGAAGAATtatttaat ctttatacgAAATTACTTTTCTATCGATTTTACGacagtattgaaaatttatcgaaatcaTCGACTCCTCCCTACATCTACGAGTTTTGTTACGATGGAAATTTGAAcctgtttaaaaaattagtcGCAAGCGGAATTCATCCAGAACCAAAAG GAGCCTGTCATGCTGACGaccttttttacattttttcaatgaaaatattacCACATGCTTCACCCTTGAGTGGCAATGACCGCGAAGTAATTAAGAACATGACTTCTCTATGGGCGAATTTCGTCAAAACTGG AACCCCTAAACAAGATCTGTGGGAACTTTCCACTTACAGTGAACCTCGTTACTTACGAATCGATCGCGAATTGACCCTGGTCGATGGGAAAGTCTATGGAAaacgattggaatttttgaagaatttattggATCCGGTGATCGAGTCTGATAGGATATTGTAA
- the LOC135839338 gene encoding esterase E4-like, whose translation MTEKVIVNVKEGRVRGFKSKTAYSGVEYYTFLGVPYGQSTAGSARFKDPVKAKPWTHILDATVEKGGCRQFAMWRKETIGSEDCLYNNIYTPKIPSKGDPLKAVIVFIHPGALTNGSPDPSSFGAPDYIMHKEVVYVCVAYRLHILGFLNLHLKTCSGNQGLKDIILSLQWIKENISSFGGDPDNVTLMGSSSGSLLVHYLLLSPLAKGLYHKAVLMGVYAFCPVSVIPPENVSIAHKMAQSIGYDGQPGENKKLLRFYKSLDFFGFLVKRPESFFEETTIQVYPVSPFMLTSEPGENSPIPVSPKKLIPSTNRVPVLIGFCEKEAIMGVAILRDRGAFKTSIKNTFYKAIRQNHFGWGAALEEEELKIIQKEVENFYLAGNAIETATDSVLCDILTDAALSDVYDSLINVISADLPSSVFVYNFLYDGKLCMLKPRMTRLLGKELPGACHATENCYWSYIDENTVGKNMNRIQLKDRQMIETFTSMLTTFAKNSNPNYKEMEVEWKPTNPDHPSHLIIDEKLEVKDGLLNGDRMEFWHKLKNQFQKVRENLHTKPNDVANGSLLGGTEPEISNRV comes from the exons ATGACTGAAAAGGTAATTGTAAATGTGAAAGAAGGTAGAGTGCGCGGATTCAAAAGTAAGACAGCGTATTCCGGAGTAGAATATTATACGTTTCTGGGAGTTCCTTATGGACAATCAACTGCTGGTTCAGCTCgtttcaaa GACCCCGTCAAGGCAAAACCATGGACTCATATCCTAGACGCAACCGTGGAAAAAGGAGGCTGCAGGCAATTCGCAATGTGGAGAAAAGAGACGATCGGTTCCGAAGATTGTTTATATAACAACATCTACACACCCAAA ATACCATCTAAAGGAGATCCTTTGAAAGCAGTTATTGTGTTCATCCATCCAGGAGCGTTAACAAATGGTTCACCAGATCCGTCTTCTTTCGGAGCTCCAGATTACATTATGCATAAAGAAGTCGTTTACGTCTGTGTAGCATACCGATTACACATACTAG GTTTTTTGAACTTGCATTTGAAAACGTGCTCGGGAAATCAGGGTTTGAAAGATATTATTCTGAGTTTGCAATGGATCAAAGAAAACATCAGCAGTTTCGGAGGTGATCCGGATAACGTAACCTTGATGGGAAGTAGCAGCGGGTCCTTACTAGTACATTATTTATTACTGTCACCTTTGGCTAAGG GTTTATACCATAAAGCCGTTCTTATGGGAGTTTACGCGTTCTGTCCAGTCTCCGTGATTCCGCCAGAAAACGTATCAATAGCGCACAAAATGGCTCAATCGATCGGTTACGACGGTCAACCAggcgaaaacaaaaaattgctcaGATTTTACAAGAGCCTcgacttttttggatttttagtgaAGAGACCTGAATCATTTTTCGAAGAA ACTACTATTCAAGTGTATCCTGTATCACCGTTCATGCTCACTTCAGAACCAGGAGAAAACTCACCTATACCAGTATCACCGAAGAAACTTATTCCTTCAACAAATCGTGTTCCGGTATTGATTGGATTTTGCGAAAAAGAAGCCATAATGGGTGTTGCGATACTTCGTGATCGTG gagctTTTAAAACATCTATAAAAAACACTTTCTATAAAGCTATCCGTCAGAATCACTTCGGCTGGGGAGCTGCTTTAGAGGAAGAGGAattaaaaatcatacaaaagGAAGTGGAAAACTTTTATTTGGCAGGAAATGCAATAGAAACAGCCACAGACTCGGTTTTGTGCGAT ATCTTGACAGATGCTGCCTTATCGGACGTTTACGATTCATTAATAAATGTTATTTCTGCAGACCTTCCTTCATCGGtatttgtttataattttttgtacgatgGAAAGTTATGCATGCTAAAACCCAGAATGACGCGATTGTTGGGCAAAGAATTACCAG GAGCTTGCCACGCTACCGAAAACTGTTATTGGTCTTACATCGACGAAAATACAGTTGGTAAGAATATGAACCGCATACAGCTCAAAGATCGGCAAATGATAGAAACATTCACAAGTATGCTGACTACATTTGCCAAGAATTC TAACCCTAATTATAAAGAAATGGAAGTCGAATGGAAACCAACAAATCCGGATCATCCTAGTCAtttaattattgatgaaaaacttgaaGTTAAAGATGGACTTTTGAATGGCGATCGAATGGAGTTTTggcacaaattgaaaaatcaattccaaaAAGTTAGAGAAAATTTGCACACGAAACCCAATGACGTGGCGAATGGTTCCTTGTTGGGAGGCACAGAACCAGAAATTTCCAACCGAGTATAG